In the genome of Candidatus Aegiribacteria sp., one region contains:
- a CDS encoding CoB--CoM heterodisulfide reductase iron-sulfur subunit A family protein — MSVKNKKNSVLVLGAGIAGIQASLDLAEMGATVHLVEDTPTIGGRMPQLDKTFPTNDCSMCILAPKMSECVRHPLITLHILSSLKNISGTPGDFICSVIERAKYVDPVKCVSCGLCEEKCPVKIEDEFDVGLRKTKAISRYFLQSIPSEYTINKDHCLYLTKGVCKLCSKVCPTGAINYEDTDKEIKLNVGAVILATGIDPFDPIGFGQFGYHRYSNVVTSLEFERMLSASGPFGGHVEKASDGKPPKSLAFIQCVGSRDIGIDRNYCSSACCMFAIKQSIIAKEHSKELEATIFYMDIRAFGKDFDKYYDKAENQYGVQFKRSKISDITELPDGSLDLKYTYENGDIQHDNFDMVVLSIGLQPRREIRKLSEDLDVRLNRFGFCRTDAFHPLETTREGVFVCGAMNSPKDIPESVISASGAVANAARYLELERYDPSVSSEEGTEEKDVTGERPRVGVFVCHCGINIAGVVDVKNVAEFAEGLENVEHSEDVMYACSTDCLETIKQRIEEHDLNRIVVAACTPRTHEPLFRETISEAGLNPYLFEMANIRDQCSWAHMNEPEMATEKSRDLVEMGVGKARGLVPLQRLPIDIDPEALVIGGGLSGMTAALAIGDAGHDVYLIEREDVLGGNMRDIFFNFGDSDPQEFLSETIEKVENHDRIKVLLDSTIEEIAGFVGNFRTVLKNSAGEREELTHGAVIVATGGNEHETEEYLYCESSRVVTQKEFERMLHEEKFPPGKLKEVVMVQCVGSREEGRMYCSRVCCSKAVKNALELRKRKSRANIYFAYRDIRTYGFAEEYYSELRDRGALFFRYTPENKPEVEMIRPDDPDSRIRVTVFDPVLEKDVVIDADLLVLATAIDAPEENLELAKMLKVPLNSEGLFLEAHVKLRPVDFATEGIFVCGLAHGPKDMSESLAQAKAAGSRALTFLKKKSILAEGTICEVRTDRCSGCGYCEEVCAYTAIEVDPEEGVAVVNDALCKGCGACVASCRCGALDLRGFTNQQLFSVFDSLEIEASEGI; from the coding sequence ATTTCTGTGAAGAACAAAAAGAACTCGGTTCTTGTTCTTGGCGCGGGGATCGCCGGAATACAGGCATCTCTGGACCTTGCTGAGATGGGTGCCACTGTCCATCTGGTCGAGGATACACCCACCATAGGCGGCAGAATGCCTCAGCTGGACAAGACATTCCCGACCAACGACTGCTCGATGTGTATTCTTGCGCCCAAGATGAGCGAATGCGTAAGACATCCGCTTATCACTCTGCATATTCTGTCAAGTCTGAAAAATATCTCCGGCACTCCGGGAGATTTCATCTGCAGCGTAATCGAACGAGCCAAATATGTTGACCCGGTGAAATGTGTTTCCTGCGGTCTCTGTGAGGAAAAATGTCCGGTTAAGATAGAGGATGAATTCGATGTGGGTCTCCGGAAGACAAAAGCCATTTCGCGGTACTTCCTTCAGAGCATTCCATCGGAGTACACCATCAACAAGGATCATTGTCTTTACCTTACCAAGGGTGTGTGCAAACTCTGCTCCAAGGTCTGCCCTACCGGAGCTATCAATTACGAAGACACAGATAAAGAGATCAAGCTTAATGTAGGAGCCGTCATTCTCGCTACGGGTATCGATCCTTTTGATCCTATCGGCTTCGGTCAATTTGGATATCATCGCTACAGTAACGTCGTCACCTCTCTCGAATTCGAACGTATGCTTTCCGCATCCGGACCTTTTGGAGGGCATGTTGAGAAGGCTTCCGACGGAAAACCTCCGAAGAGTCTGGCTTTCATCCAGTGTGTGGGTTCAAGGGACATAGGCATCGACAGAAACTATTGCTCATCAGCCTGCTGCATGTTCGCCATAAAGCAGTCGATCATCGCGAAGGAGCACAGCAAAGAACTGGAAGCCACGATTTTCTATATGGATATACGGGCTTTCGGCAAGGATTTCGACAAGTATTACGATAAAGCTGAAAACCAATACGGCGTTCAGTTCAAGCGATCCAAGATCTCCGATATTACGGAACTGCCCGATGGAAGCCTGGACCTCAAGTACACGTACGAGAACGGTGATATACAGCATGATAACTTCGATATGGTCGTACTATCCATAGGGCTTCAGCCCCGCCGGGAAATCCGAAAGCTTTCGGAAGATCTTGATGTCAGGCTTAACAGGTTCGGCTTCTGCAGAACGGATGCATTCCATCCACTGGAAACTACCAGGGAAGGTGTTTTCGTGTGCGGAGCGATGAACAGCCCGAAGGATATTCCGGAATCGGTAATCTCAGCATCCGGCGCTGTCGCGAATGCTGCACGATATCTTGAACTTGAAAGATACGACCCCTCAGTCAGCTCCGAAGAAGGCACAGAAGAGAAAGATGTCACAGGAGAGCGTCCGCGGGTAGGAGTATTTGTGTGTCACTGCGGTATAAATATCGCCGGAGTGGTTGACGTAAAGAACGTTGCAGAATTCGCTGAGGGTCTGGAAAACGTGGAGCATTCCGAGGATGTAATGTACGCATGCTCAACCGATTGTCTTGAAACGATAAAACAGCGTATCGAGGAGCACGACCTTAACAGGATTGTCGTTGCCGCCTGCACACCCAGGACACATGAACCTCTTTTCCGTGAAACAATCAGTGAAGCCGGGCTTAATCCCTACCTCTTCGAGATGGCTAATATTCGTGACCAGTGTTCATGGGCTCATATGAATGAGCCTGAGATGGCTACCGAAAAATCGAGAGATCTCGTTGAGATGGGCGTCGGCAAGGCAAGGGGGCTCGTACCGCTTCAAAGACTTCCTATCGATATCGATCCCGAAGCTCTTGTAATCGGAGGCGGGTTGTCAGGCATGACTGCGGCTCTCGCGATCGGGGATGCCGGACACGATGTCTATCTGATTGAGCGGGAAGATGTTCTAGGCGGCAACATGAGGGACATCTTCTTCAATTTCGGCGACAGCGACCCACAGGAGTTCCTTTCTGAAACTATCGAAAAAGTAGAAAACCATGACAGGATAAAAGTCCTGCTGGACAGCACGATAGAGGAAATAGCCGGATTTGTCGGTAATTTCCGAACGGTCTTAAAGAACAGCGCAGGCGAGCGGGAAGAACTGACTCACGGAGCGGTTATTGTGGCAACCGGCGGCAACGAGCATGAAACAGAGGAGTACCTTTACTGCGAATCATCAAGAGTAGTCACTCAGAAGGAATTCGAAAGGATGCTTCATGAGGAGAAATTCCCTCCCGGGAAACTGAAGGAAGTGGTAATGGTGCAGTGCGTGGGATCCAGAGAGGAAGGACGAATGTACTGCAGCCGCGTCTGCTGCTCGAAAGCTGTAAAGAACGCGCTGGAACTCAGGAAAAGAAAATCCAGGGCGAATATCTACTTCGCCTATCGTGATATAAGAACGTACGGATTCGCAGAGGAGTACTATTCAGAACTTCGCGACAGGGGAGCGCTGTTCTTCCGATACACTCCCGAAAACAAACCGGAAGTAGAAATGATCCGTCCGGATGACCCTGACAGCAGGATCAGAGTAACGGTATTCGATCCGGTTCTCGAGAAAGATGTGGTAATAGACGCTGACCTGCTCGTGCTGGCAACGGCTATCGACGCCCCTGAGGAAAACCTGGAACTCGCTAAAATGCTCAAGGTCCCTCTCAATTCAGAAGGTCTGTTCCTTGAGGCGCATGTAAAACTGCGCCCTGTCGATTTCGCGACAGAGGGAATTTTCGTATGCGGTCTGGCCCATGGACCGAAGGATATGAGCGAGTCGCTTGCTCAGGCAAAAGCAGCTGGAAGCAGAGCGCTTACCTTCCTGAAAAAGAAATCCATTCTTGCGGAAGGAACCATCTGCGAGGTCAGGACGGACAGATGTTCAGGATGCGGATACTGCGAGGAAGTATGCGCTTATACCGCTATAGAGGTTGATCCGGAAGAGGGCGTGGCTGTAGTTAACGATGCCCTTTGCAAAGGCTGCGGAGCCTGCGTGGCATCCTGCAGATGCGGAGCCCTTGACCTTCGCGGGTTTACAAACCAGCAGCTTTTCTCCGTATTCGATTCACTTGAAATAGAAGCTTCGGAAGGAATATGA
- a CDS encoding hydrogenase iron-sulfur subunit translates to MMSEWQPKILAILCNWCSYAGADLAGVSRMQYPPNIRVVRVPCSGRVDPLFIMKSLQSGFDGVLVSGCHPGDCHYISGNYVARRKFAVLKPLLEFIGIEPNRVQFSWISAGEGERFATVVTKITEDVRKLGPSTRLVKKL, encoded by the coding sequence ATGATGAGTGAATGGCAGCCCAAAATACTTGCCATCCTTTGTAACTGGTGCTCCTACGCGGGTGCTGATCTGGCCGGCGTATCGAGAATGCAGTACCCTCCGAACATCAGGGTTGTCAGAGTTCCCTGCTCAGGAAGGGTCGATCCGCTGTTCATCATGAAAAGCCTACAGTCCGGATTTGACGGTGTACTGGTTTCAGGATGCCATCCGGGAGATTGTCATTACATATCAGGGAATTATGTGGCACGCAGGAAATTTGCCGTACTGAAACCTCTTCTTGAATTCATAGGGATAGAGCCGAACAGGGTTCAGTTCTCATGGATATCGGCAGGTGAAGGCGAAAGATTCGCTACAGTGGTAACGAAGATAACTGAAGATGTCAGAAAGCTAGGGCCTTCGACCAGGCTGGTGAAGAAACTATGA
- a CDS encoding hydrogenase iron-sulfur subunit encodes MKKEFSPRITSFLCKWCTYTGADLAGTARLQYPTSIIPIQVMCSSRVDPVFLIKAFLSGSDGVLIGGCHPGDCHYETGNYHARRRFAIVKSVFESLGLESQRLKLSWISASEGPKFARVANEYTEEIMELGENPTRKSIFL; translated from the coding sequence ATGAAGAAAGAATTCTCGCCAAGAATCACGAGCTTCCTGTGCAAGTGGTGTACGTATACAGGGGCGGATCTCGCTGGTACGGCCAGATTGCAGTACCCGACTTCGATAATTCCAATCCAGGTGATGTGTTCGAGCAGGGTCGATCCTGTATTTCTTATTAAAGCCTTTTTAAGCGGTTCCGATGGCGTTCTGATCGGGGGCTGCCATCCGGGGGACTGTCATTACGAAACCGGCAATTACCATGCAAGAAGAAGATTCGCGATAGTAAAAAGTGTGTTTGAATCCCTCGGGCTTGAATCACAGCGGCTGAAGCTTTCCTGGATATCAGCTTCGGAGGGGCCAAAATTCGCCAGGGTGGCGAACGAATACACAGAGGAGATAATGGAACTCGGAGAAAACCCAACAAGGAAGAGCATATTTCTGTGA